A single Vespa crabro chromosome 21, iyVesCrab1.2, whole genome shotgun sequence DNA region contains:
- the LOC124431330 gene encoding protein inturned isoform X2 translates to MNDAESKTLLLKPDQTSHLENTKQDDNEHNWWASDSGSSTGSYYSDSDSSIIEWESEIGPNGEVFYIESPVETLSSSLTFCDDSRKSPQPELTRRRSTRAVGSNRGSQEKEGNGNKEVTFRDFQAGEIREVTLWVDPEKRHKLGRRATLCEAYFGITPGTFSDKVRVMVAGFIPDGEAMKNKNIKIGDWLKSINSNNVTFQNLDYVLSEITTPTNVTLELQRVAGIDVTAKVPGMNTIKQSTLVQNIVNKGESVNLMESLLIYPLGIIYLCTTDLSETGQELQGVLYSFPRSDNVHSTLCSARGAFITLNHLLPEIVGAQPISTTVHIAGEEMHIVYTPCNEELLLIALPEKCCSLEEVSMLSADIVKTLEFTYQSLTKCFTNQENYDSIDHFFLLIIQRLLDIKNSEDNTNSSKNEIDLQCSTRNLENYKFKSSFSVAHFVHLPRDAQIQIDAALNEMEAMDYRDWNEDPMDCQRLYTILGSCIYHKCYLLGSHLPHEDLIEIHAFLRQNGLLNLVNTEPVKSLVIWKRVYPLSCNRGNIETHSSNQPLVPNGKWFLLIVGYEHDLLAVLLESGGCTAKYDDTTGPDVFYVEEAQETLKHIQKIGITTLAAKWITSNARPEVIPYEDSMLSKQSSSITENLLGFIKSSDVQSVIPKPNLNTSANKKTQELASILKKRNLEESPTVLGSVYSLQTSEDSLSQGTGAISEVSDEAMPILGRRATREKISSGSKYSDDSDSDIDIYRNDSQVMNSDISNIRDNLLNQVEYLLPNKLTAGEKNYLYHYVHLDLTEGILLSSHPIETSSKDNKILINFNKCVHMIHRLLHNTIRFKTMLNQDMDKTVINKSLIAIKEHGILFEWDNTTYWVIGRLYTTPHPKELYVCYQDSAPQNLVEIAFRLN, encoded by the exons atgaatgatgCAGAGagtaaaacattattattgaaaccTGATCAAACAAGCCATTTGGAAAATACAAAGCAAGATGATAATGAACACAATTGGTGGGCAAGTGACAGTGGATCAAGTACAGGTTCATATTATTCTGACAGTGACAG CTCTATAATCGAATGGGAGTCAGAAATTGGACCAAATGGGGAAGTATTCTATATAGAATCTCCAGTAGAAACTTTATCAAGCAGTTTAACATTTTGCGACGATTCAAGAAAAAGTCCACAACCAGAATTAACACGGAGGCGTAGTACTAGAGCAG TTGGTAGTAATAGAGGAAGtcaagaaaaggaaggaaatggAAATAAGGAAGTTACTTTTAGAGATTTTCAG GCAGGTGAAATTCGTGAAGTTACTTTATGGGTTGATCCTGAGAAAAGACATAAATTAGGGAGAAGAGCCACATTGTGTGAAGCATATTTTGGTATAACACCAGGTACTTTTTCAGATAAAGTTAGAGTTATGGTTGCTGGGTTTATACCAGATGGTGaagcaatgaaaaataaaaatattaaaattggaGATTGGTTAAAGagtataaattcaaataatgtTACATTTCAAAACTTGGATTACGTATTATCTGAGATAACTACTCCAACAAAT gtgACATTAGAACTTCAAAGAGTTGCAGGGATTGATGTTACAGCAAAAGTGCCTGGAATGAATACAATcaaa caATCAACATTAGTGCaaaatattgttaacaaaGGAGAAAGTGTAAACTTAATGGaaagtttattaatttatccgcttggtataatatatctatgtactaCAGATCTTTCAGAAACAGGTCAAGAATTGCAGGGTGTATTATACTCCTTTCCAAGATCTGATAATGTACATTCTACTTTATGTTCAGCAAGAGGTGCCTTTATAACATTAAATCATTTGTTACCAGAGATAGTAGGTGCACAACCAATCAG tACAACTGTACATATAGCAGGAGAAGAAATGCACATTGTATATACACCTTGCaatgaagaattattattgattgcaTTGCCAGAGAAAtg tTGTAGTCTTGAAGAAGTTAGTATGTTATCTGCAGATATTGTCAAGACTTTAGAATTTACCTATCAATCATTAACAAAATGTTTTACAAATCAAGAGAACTACGATAGCatagatcattttttcttattaattatacaaagaTTATTAGATATAAAGAATTCTGAAGATAATACTAACAGTTCAAAGAACGAAATAGACTTACAATGTTCTACAAGGAATCTTGAGAATTATAAGTTCAAAAGTAGTTTTTCAGTTGCACATTTTGTTCATTTGCCAAGAGATGCTCAAATACAAATTGATGCTGCATTAAATGAAATGGAAGCTATGGATTATAGAGACTGG AATGAAGATCCTATGGATTGTCAAAGACTGTATACAATACTTGGCAGttgtatatatcataaatgttATCTCCTAGGATCTCATTTACCTCATGaagatttaattgaaatacatGCATTTTTACGACAAAATGGCTTGCTGAATTTGGTTAATACAGAACCTGTGAAATCTCTTGTCATATGGAAAAGAGTTTATCCTTTATCCTGTAATAGAGGAAATATTGAGACACATAGTTCTAATCAACCATTGGTTCCAAATGGAAAATGGTTTTTACTTATTGTCGGCTATGAACATGATTTATTAGCAGTTCTTTTAGAATCTGGCGGTTGTACTGCAAA GTACGACGACACAACCGGACCAGATGTGTTTTATGTGGAAGAAGCTCAAGAAACTCTTAAACATATACagaaaataggaataacaacattaGCTGCAAAATGGATTACATCTAATGCCAGACCAGAAGTAATTCCTTATGAAGATAGCATGTTATCAAAACAATCATCCAGCATAACAGAAAATTTGTTAGGCTTTATAAAATCATCGGATGTACAAAGTGTAATACCTAAGCCAAATCTTAATACTTCTGCTAATAAAAAGACACAAGAACTGGCTTCAATTTTAAAAAAGCGTAATTTAGAAGAAAGCCCAACAGTTTTAGGATCAG tATATTCTCTGCAAACATCAGAAGATTCATTAAGTCAAGGAACAGGTGCAATAAGTGAAGTTAGCGACGAGGCAATGCCAATATTAGGAAGACGGGCAACTAGAGAAAAGATTAGTAGTGGATCAAAATATTCTGATGATAGTGATTCAGATATAGATATTTACAgg aatGATAGTCAGGTAATGAATAGTgatatatccaatatacggGATAATTTGTTAAATCAAGTGGAGTATTTATTACCAAACAAATTGACTGCaggtgaaaaaaattatttatatcattatgtaCATTTGGATTTGACTGAGGGTATTTTGTTGTCCTCTCATCCAATTGAAACGTCATCAAAAGacaacaaaattttaataaattttaacaaatgtGTGCATATGATACATCGATTATTACATAACACAATACGTTttaaaacaatgttaaatCAAGATATGGATAAAACTGTGATCAACAAAAGTTTAATTGCTATTAAAGAACATGGTATTCTTTTTGAATGGGATAACACAACATATTGGGTCATAGGACGATTATATACAACTCCACATCCAAAAGAGTTGTACGTATGTTATCAGGATTCTGCTCCACAGAATTTAGTTGAAATAGCAtttagattaaattaa
- the LOC124431330 gene encoding protein inturned isoform X1, translating to MNDAESKTLLLKPDQTSHLENTKQDDNEHNWWASDSGSSTGSYYSDSDSSIIEWESEIGPNGEVFYIESPVETLSSSLTFCDDSRKSPQPELTRRRSTRAGKLMRLLRRKDSKRWSTRNKKGNTNLVGSNRGSQEKEGNGNKEVTFRDFQAGEIREVTLWVDPEKRHKLGRRATLCEAYFGITPGTFSDKVRVMVAGFIPDGEAMKNKNIKIGDWLKSINSNNVTFQNLDYVLSEITTPTNVTLELQRVAGIDVTAKVPGMNTIKQSTLVQNIVNKGESVNLMESLLIYPLGIIYLCTTDLSETGQELQGVLYSFPRSDNVHSTLCSARGAFITLNHLLPEIVGAQPISTTVHIAGEEMHIVYTPCNEELLLIALPEKCCSLEEVSMLSADIVKTLEFTYQSLTKCFTNQENYDSIDHFFLLIIQRLLDIKNSEDNTNSSKNEIDLQCSTRNLENYKFKSSFSVAHFVHLPRDAQIQIDAALNEMEAMDYRDWNEDPMDCQRLYTILGSCIYHKCYLLGSHLPHEDLIEIHAFLRQNGLLNLVNTEPVKSLVIWKRVYPLSCNRGNIETHSSNQPLVPNGKWFLLIVGYEHDLLAVLLESGGCTAKYDDTTGPDVFYVEEAQETLKHIQKIGITTLAAKWITSNARPEVIPYEDSMLSKQSSSITENLLGFIKSSDVQSVIPKPNLNTSANKKTQELASILKKRNLEESPTVLGSVYSLQTSEDSLSQGTGAISEVSDEAMPILGRRATREKISSGSKYSDDSDSDIDIYRNDSQVMNSDISNIRDNLLNQVEYLLPNKLTAGEKNYLYHYVHLDLTEGILLSSHPIETSSKDNKILINFNKCVHMIHRLLHNTIRFKTMLNQDMDKTVINKSLIAIKEHGILFEWDNTTYWVIGRLYTTPHPKELYVCYQDSAPQNLVEIAFRLN from the exons atgaatgatgCAGAGagtaaaacattattattgaaaccTGATCAAACAAGCCATTTGGAAAATACAAAGCAAGATGATAATGAACACAATTGGTGGGCAAGTGACAGTGGATCAAGTACAGGTTCATATTATTCTGACAGTGACAG CTCTATAATCGAATGGGAGTCAGAAATTGGACCAAATGGGGAAGTATTCTATATAGAATCTCCAGTAGAAACTTTATCAAGCAGTTTAACATTTTGCGACGATTCAAGAAAAAGTCCACAACCAGAATTAACACGGAGGCGTAGTACTAGAGCAGGTAAACTTATGCGTCTATTAAGACGTAAGGATAGTAAAAGATGGAGtacaagaaataagaaaggtaATACTAATTTAGTTGGTAGTAATAGAGGAAGtcaagaaaaggaaggaaatggAAATAAGGAAGTTACTTTTAGAGATTTTCAG GCAGGTGAAATTCGTGAAGTTACTTTATGGGTTGATCCTGAGAAAAGACATAAATTAGGGAGAAGAGCCACATTGTGTGAAGCATATTTTGGTATAACACCAGGTACTTTTTCAGATAAAGTTAGAGTTATGGTTGCTGGGTTTATACCAGATGGTGaagcaatgaaaaataaaaatattaaaattggaGATTGGTTAAAGagtataaattcaaataatgtTACATTTCAAAACTTGGATTACGTATTATCTGAGATAACTACTCCAACAAAT gtgACATTAGAACTTCAAAGAGTTGCAGGGATTGATGTTACAGCAAAAGTGCCTGGAATGAATACAATcaaa caATCAACATTAGTGCaaaatattgttaacaaaGGAGAAAGTGTAAACTTAATGGaaagtttattaatttatccgcttggtataatatatctatgtactaCAGATCTTTCAGAAACAGGTCAAGAATTGCAGGGTGTATTATACTCCTTTCCAAGATCTGATAATGTACATTCTACTTTATGTTCAGCAAGAGGTGCCTTTATAACATTAAATCATTTGTTACCAGAGATAGTAGGTGCACAACCAATCAG tACAACTGTACATATAGCAGGAGAAGAAATGCACATTGTATATACACCTTGCaatgaagaattattattgattgcaTTGCCAGAGAAAtg tTGTAGTCTTGAAGAAGTTAGTATGTTATCTGCAGATATTGTCAAGACTTTAGAATTTACCTATCAATCATTAACAAAATGTTTTACAAATCAAGAGAACTACGATAGCatagatcattttttcttattaattatacaaagaTTATTAGATATAAAGAATTCTGAAGATAATACTAACAGTTCAAAGAACGAAATAGACTTACAATGTTCTACAAGGAATCTTGAGAATTATAAGTTCAAAAGTAGTTTTTCAGTTGCACATTTTGTTCATTTGCCAAGAGATGCTCAAATACAAATTGATGCTGCATTAAATGAAATGGAAGCTATGGATTATAGAGACTGG AATGAAGATCCTATGGATTGTCAAAGACTGTATACAATACTTGGCAGttgtatatatcataaatgttATCTCCTAGGATCTCATTTACCTCATGaagatttaattgaaatacatGCATTTTTACGACAAAATGGCTTGCTGAATTTGGTTAATACAGAACCTGTGAAATCTCTTGTCATATGGAAAAGAGTTTATCCTTTATCCTGTAATAGAGGAAATATTGAGACACATAGTTCTAATCAACCATTGGTTCCAAATGGAAAATGGTTTTTACTTATTGTCGGCTATGAACATGATTTATTAGCAGTTCTTTTAGAATCTGGCGGTTGTACTGCAAA GTACGACGACACAACCGGACCAGATGTGTTTTATGTGGAAGAAGCTCAAGAAACTCTTAAACATATACagaaaataggaataacaacattaGCTGCAAAATGGATTACATCTAATGCCAGACCAGAAGTAATTCCTTATGAAGATAGCATGTTATCAAAACAATCATCCAGCATAACAGAAAATTTGTTAGGCTTTATAAAATCATCGGATGTACAAAGTGTAATACCTAAGCCAAATCTTAATACTTCTGCTAATAAAAAGACACAAGAACTGGCTTCAATTTTAAAAAAGCGTAATTTAGAAGAAAGCCCAACAGTTTTAGGATCAG tATATTCTCTGCAAACATCAGAAGATTCATTAAGTCAAGGAACAGGTGCAATAAGTGAAGTTAGCGACGAGGCAATGCCAATATTAGGAAGACGGGCAACTAGAGAAAAGATTAGTAGTGGATCAAAATATTCTGATGATAGTGATTCAGATATAGATATTTACAgg aatGATAGTCAGGTAATGAATAGTgatatatccaatatacggGATAATTTGTTAAATCAAGTGGAGTATTTATTACCAAACAAATTGACTGCaggtgaaaaaaattatttatatcattatgtaCATTTGGATTTGACTGAGGGTATTTTGTTGTCCTCTCATCCAATTGAAACGTCATCAAAAGacaacaaaattttaataaattttaacaaatgtGTGCATATGATACATCGATTATTACATAACACAATACGTTttaaaacaatgttaaatCAAGATATGGATAAAACTGTGATCAACAAAAGTTTAATTGCTATTAAAGAACATGGTATTCTTTTTGAATGGGATAACACAACATATTGGGTCATAGGACGATTATATACAACTCCACATCCAAAAGAGTTGTACGTATGTTATCAGGATTCTGCTCCACAGAATTTAGTTGAAATAGCAtttagattaaattaa
- the LOC124431334 gene encoding F-box only protein 44-like: MGQSQDCIVTLREPYDETGDNGFILGNKYIPEELLAEFLCHVDNKTLLNCQLVCKRWKILIHSYVWRKKAEMTLNRPHTLDTDMPWKAYYMIAKKRPFEKNLIKNHSGEYGVQKYWKIFTDGGDHWKVENPPCGVPPIPKNVPVFEKKEYCFVTSYNNCSKMQLIDLEAEGLLSYVLDVLQPTIVVSEWYSCRWDCPAHYECTIELLRSDNKVMKTFQFHDDIEGDKQNQWLNVSHEFKDYGLGLKKISFYHGGMDKSFWAGHYGSKMAGACVIVKIPENDEHRCEEDTDTNTDTDTDTDTDTYKSSNTD, translated from the exons ATGGGACAATCTCAAGATTGTATCGTAACTCTTCGGGAGCCTTACGACGAAACTGGTGATAATGGATTTATTCttggtaataaatatattccagAGGAATTACTGGCAGAATTTCTTTGTCACGTTGACAACAAAACTCTATTAAATTGTCAGCTGGTCTGCAAACgttggaaaatattaatacatagcTATGTATGGCGTAAAAAAGCTGAGATGACATTAAATCGTCCACATACATTAGACACAGATATGCCTTGGAAAGCATATTATATGATAGCCAAAAAGAgaccgtttgaaaaaaatttaataaaaaatcattcagGAGAATACGGCGTAcaaaaatattggaaaatcTTTACAGACGGTGGTGATCATTGGAAGGTTGAAAATCCACCTTGTGGAGTTCCACCTATACCAAAAAATGTTCctgtttttgaaaaaaaagaatattgctTTGTAACgtcttataataattgttccaAAATGCAATTAATAGATTTAGAAGCAGAGGGATTGTTGTCGTATGTATTGGACGTTTTACAGCCAACCATAGTG GTAAGTGAATGGTATAGTTGTAGATGGGATTGTCCTGCTCATTACGAATGTACAATAGAATTATTAAGgagcgataataaagttatgaaAACATTCCAATTTCATGATGATATTGAAGGAGATAAACAAAATCAATGGTTAAAt GTTAGTCATGAATTTAAAGACTACGGGCTTGGTCTTAAAAAAATTAGTTTCTATCATGGAGGAATGGATAAGTCCTTTTGGGCAGGACATTATGGTAGTAAAATGGCTGGTGcttgtgttattgttaaaataccTGAAAATGATGAGCATCGGTGTGAGGAAGACACAGATACAAATACGGATACAGATACGGATACAGATACAGATACATATAAAAGCTCTAATACGGATTAA